In Paenibacillus sp. FSL M7-0420, a single genomic region encodes these proteins:
- a CDS encoding acyltransferase: MTETLSTPVQALDYMPWIGLSEQERLKQDRHQQQLAADYPCTFGEACFVSPQAIVLPDQLALGDRSYIAGGAIIRSTRLVTGSDCSMNSYSILSGDITMGNGVRIASHASLYGFNHGYAVTDVPVFRQPLTVKGIVIGDDVWIGANAVILDGVRIGSHSIVAAGAIVTRDVPAYSIVGGNPARLIRSRLAGDSPAEAVPQGQKEEAALARKEDTGSPAEWSEGAVHMDSVTARKEYAGESPAWSAGAVHEVADAAGHAGAVETLLAGSGETTLVTEDRQTRMMRSRQLADFGRQVREQLVPLLELYSETIEGEKLFRDRPGSKRTLRAYCDAVEIAGMFGSLPPGWTREELIAKLQGFQDSSTGLLPDPWSPPGEDDQPALLSDHLSRYHLLAAGYALEVLGSALPYPVAVAENMDTVTLYQQLNSLPWADNAWGAGDWIDCYTTGLYHNLKSFGSGKRPDDLFGWLATHCRRDSGLWGLPTAEEGWLQPVNGFYRLTRATYAQFGLPLPYPERSIDTALAHSRDRRFFRAELLNACNVLDVVHPLWLCQKQSDYRQAEIRAWAEKLLSEVLKFWVPERGFAFQLSRQQDTGLQGTEMWLSIIYLLADLCGLSSALGYSPKGVHRLEPAFLLSV; this comes from the coding sequence ATGACTGAAACCCTGTCCACCCCGGTACAAGCCCTGGATTACATGCCCTGGATTGGCCTGTCCGAACAAGAACGGCTTAAGCAGGACCGCCACCAGCAGCAGCTTGCTGCGGATTATCCCTGCACCTTCGGAGAAGCCTGCTTCGTCTCGCCGCAAGCCATCGTGCTGCCGGATCAGCTGGCGCTCGGCGACCGGAGCTACATTGCAGGAGGTGCGATTATCCGCAGCACACGGCTGGTCACAGGCAGCGACTGCTCTATGAACAGCTATAGCATATTGTCAGGCGATATTACCATGGGAAATGGCGTGCGGATCGCTTCCCATGCAAGTCTATACGGCTTCAATCACGGCTATGCTGTGACGGATGTTCCGGTCTTCCGCCAGCCTTTGACAGTCAAGGGCATTGTCATAGGAGATGATGTGTGGATCGGGGCGAATGCCGTGATTCTTGACGGAGTGCGGATCGGGTCGCACAGCATTGTTGCGGCGGGTGCCATCGTGACCCGGGATGTGCCCGCGTACAGCATTGTCGGCGGCAATCCGGCCAGGCTGATCCGCAGCCGGCTGGCCGGGGATTCCCCGGCAGAAGCCGTGCCGCAGGGACAGAAGGAGGAAGCGGCGTTGGCGAGGAAGGAAGACACAGGGAGTCCCGCAGAGTGGAGCGAGGGGGCGGTACACATGGACTCGGTGACAGCGAGGAAGGAGTATGCAGGGGAATCCCCTGCGTGGAGCGCGGGCGCAGTGCATGAAGTGGCAGATGCTGCCGGTCATGCGGGCGCGGTGGAGACGTTGCTTGCTGGCAGCGGGGAGACAACGCTTGTTACAGAGGATAGACAGACTCGCATGATGCGCTCGCGGCAACTCGCTGACTTCGGCAGACAGGTACGGGAACAGCTTGTTCCCCTGCTGGAGTTGTACTCGGAAACGATAGAGGGAGAGAAGCTGTTCCGGGACCGGCCGGGCTCAAAGCGGACCCTTAGAGCATATTGTGATGCCGTGGAGATCGCAGGCATGTTCGGCAGCCTGCCGCCCGGCTGGACCCGGGAGGAGCTTATCGCCAAGCTGCAGGGATTTCAGGACAGCAGCACAGGACTGCTGCCCGATCCCTGGTCTCCGCCTGGAGAGGATGACCAGCCCGCGTTATTATCCGATCATCTCTCCCGGTATCATCTTCTTGCAGCAGGCTACGCACTGGAGGTGTTAGGATCTGCTCTGCCCTACCCCGTTGCCGTGGCCGAGAATATGGATACCGTGACACTGTACCAGCAGTTGAATAGTCTGCCATGGGCGGACAATGCCTGGGGCGCTGGTGACTGGATCGATTGCTATACTACCGGCCTGTATCACAATCTGAAGTCCTTCGGCTCCGGCAAGCGCCCGGATGATCTGTTCGGCTGGCTGGCGACGCATTGCCGCCGGGACTCCGGGCTGTGGGGTCTGCCTACTGCGGAGGAGGGCTGGCTGCAGCCGGTGAACGGCTTTTACCGGCTTACCCGCGCTACCTACGCCCAGTTCGGTCTGCCCCTGCCGTACCCGGAGCGCAGCATCGATACCGCGCTGGCCCACAGCCGGGATCGCCGCTTCTTCCGGGCGGAGTTGCTGAATGCCTGCAACGTGCTGGATGTGGTTCATCCGCTCTGGCTCTGCCAGAAGCAGAGTGATTACCGGCAGGCGGAGATCCGTGCCTGGGCCGAGAAGCTGCTCAGCGAAGTGCTGAAGTTCTGGGTTCCGGAGCGCGGCTTCGCCTTCCAGCTGTCCCGGCAGCAGGATACCGGCCTGCAGGGCACCGAGATGTGGCTGAGCATTATCTATCTGTTGGCGGACTTGTGCGGATTAAGCTCAGCCCTAGGCTACTCCCCTAAGGGAGTACACCGCCTGGAGCCTGCCTTCTTGTTATCCGTATAA
- the nspC gene encoding carboxynorspermidine decarboxylase, which yields MDIDISNLPSPAYLVDERLLTKNLETLNYVQEKSGAKILLAQKGFSMHAMYPLVGKYLHGVTSSSLFEARLGFEEMGKEVHVYAPAYVDREFDELLRYSDHMVFNSFDQWSRFKQRVQNAPKQISCGIRVNPEYSEIEVPLYDPCYNFSRMGVTLPNFRPDELDGIDGLHFHTMCEQNSDTLERTLKVVEEKFGQYLHGMKWLNFGGGHHITRPDYDLDTLIKCILHMKETYNVEIYLEPGEAVALNTGYLVATVLDTMHNGMDIAILDTSAECHMPDVLAMPYRPGIIGAGEPGEFAHTYRLGGMTCLAGDVIGDYSFPEPLKYGDKLIFTDMAHYSMVKNHMFNGVNLPAIASYNEAEGLKVIREFEYSDFSGRLS from the coding sequence ATCGATATTGATATCAGCAATCTGCCGTCCCCTGCGTATCTGGTGGATGAACGGCTGCTGACGAAGAACCTGGAGACTCTGAATTATGTGCAGGAGAAGAGCGGAGCCAAGATTCTTCTTGCGCAAAAAGGCTTCTCCATGCACGCTATGTACCCGCTGGTAGGCAAATACCTGCATGGCGTAACTTCCAGCTCCCTGTTCGAGGCCCGGCTGGGCTTTGAGGAGATGGGCAAAGAGGTCCATGTCTATGCACCGGCTTATGTAGACCGCGAGTTCGATGAGCTGCTTCGCTACAGCGATCATATGGTGTTCAACTCGTTTGACCAATGGAGCCGGTTCAAGCAGCGCGTGCAGAACGCGCCGAAGCAGATTAGCTGCGGGATTCGCGTCAATCCGGAGTATTCCGAGATTGAAGTGCCGCTCTATGATCCTTGCTACAACTTCTCCCGCATGGGCGTAACCCTGCCGAACTTCCGGCCGGACGAGCTGGACGGCATTGACGGCCTGCATTTCCACACGATGTGTGAGCAGAATTCGGACACGCTGGAGCGTACGCTTAAGGTCGTAGAGGAGAAGTTCGGCCAATATCTGCACGGTATGAAATGGCTGAACTTCGGCGGCGGGCATCATATTACCCGTCCTGACTATGATCTCGACACCTTGATCAAGTGTATTCTGCACATGAAAGAGACTTATAATGTAGAGATCTATCTGGAGCCGGGCGAGGCCGTTGCCTTGAATACCGGTTATCTGGTTGCAACGGTACTCGACACCATGCATAACGGCATGGATATTGCGATTCTCGATACTTCGGCGGAATGCCATATGCCGGATGTGCTGGCGATGCCTTACCGTCCGGGCATTATCGGGGCCGGAGAACCGGGCGAATTCGCCCACACCTACCGGCTGGGCGGCATGACCTGCCTGGCGGGGGATGTTATCGGCGATTATTCCTTCCCCGAGCCGCTGAAATACGGCGACAAGCTGATCTTCACCGACATGGCGCATTACTCCATGGTGAAGAACCACATGTTCAACGGCGTCAACCTCCCGGCCATCGCTTCTTATAATGAAGCAGAAGGCCTCAAGGTAATCCGCGAGTTCGAATATAGTGACTTCAGCGGCCGGTTGTCTTAA
- a CDS encoding RNA polymerase sigma factor, with product MTMLEHHRTPDTIAMDTRHLQELGTTLQRYCLSLTRSRFDADDLAQETWAKALGYRKFTISPNPEALLLRIAKNTWIDASRRKGSLIRAMQRSGASSDPASAAAALEELSGLELTFQALLAHLSPPQRTAWVLRDVLGYSAAESAGLLSTTEGAVKAALHRARQALSRVREELIQHEGPALPQDADYRGYLRALAEAYEQGQIPVLLELLRQENAGETASAVSTFTVQAVYSMYTDNARYAYTQGAPAYGELRMAA from the coding sequence ATGACGATGCTTGAACATCACCGGACACCGGATACGATAGCTATGGATACAAGACATCTTCAAGAGCTGGGAACAACACTGCAGCGCTACTGCCTGTCGCTCACCCGCTCCCGCTTCGACGCCGACGATCTGGCGCAGGAGACCTGGGCCAAAGCGCTGGGCTACCGCAAATTCACCATCAGCCCCAATCCCGAAGCCCTGCTGCTGCGGATTGCCAAGAATACCTGGATTGACGCCTCCCGCCGCAAGGGGTCCCTCATTCGCGCCATGCAGCGGTCTGGAGCATCATCAGACCCGGCTTCTGCGGCCGCAGCTCTAGAGGAGCTTTCCGGGCTGGAGCTGACCTTCCAGGCGCTGCTCGCCCATCTCTCGCCGCCACAGCGGACCGCCTGGGTCCTCCGCGATGTGCTGGGGTATTCAGCCGCTGAGTCCGCCGGACTCTTGTCAACCACGGAAGGAGCGGTCAAAGCAGCGCTGCACCGTGCACGCCAGGCTTTGAGCAGGGTCCGGGAAGAGCTGATCCAGCATGAAGGCCCCGCTCTACCGCAGGATGCCGATTACCGGGGGTATCTGCGGGCGTTGGCTGAGGCCTATGAGCAAGGGCAGATTCCAGTATTGCTGGAGTTGCTCCGCCAGGAGAACGCCGGGGAGACAGCATCTGCTGTAAGCACCTTTACAGTTCAGGCCGTGTATTCCATGTATACAGACAACGCGAGATACGCCTATACCCAGGGAGCACCTGCGTACGGTGAGCTTCGGATGGCTGCATAA
- a CDS encoding saccharopine dehydrogenase family protein, whose amino-acid sequence MGKALIIGAGGVASVVVHKCCQNPDVFEEICIASRTVSKCDALKEKLDGGLTKISTAKLDADNTEEVIELIKSFQPDVVINVALPYQDLTIMDACLATGVHYVDTANYEPQDTAKFEYSWQWAYKERFEKAGITALLGSGFDPGVTGVFTAYAQKHYFDEIHTIDIVDANAGDHGYPFATNFNPEINIREITANGRYFENGEWIETAPLSEKKVYDLPEIGPKDIYLLYHEELESLAVNIPGVKKIRFWMTFSQNYLTHLKVLENVGMTSIEPINYEGKEIIPLQFLKAILPDPASLGPRTKGKTNIGCIIQGTKDGQPKTYYVYNVCDHEECYREVGSQAISYTTGVPAMIGAMMIIKGIWNKPGVHNIEEFDPDPFMDALNKHGLPWQEDFSPTLLD is encoded by the coding sequence TTGGGAAAAGCGTTAATTATTGGCGCTGGCGGTGTAGCGAGCGTTGTTGTTCATAAATGCTGCCAGAACCCGGATGTATTCGAAGAGATCTGCATTGCCAGCCGTACGGTGTCGAAGTGCGATGCGCTCAAGGAGAAGCTGGACGGGGGCCTGACTAAGATTTCTACGGCCAAGCTGGATGCTGACAACACGGAAGAAGTCATTGAGCTGATCAAGAGCTTCCAGCCGGATGTCGTGATTAATGTGGCTCTTCCTTACCAGGATCTGACGATCATGGATGCCTGCCTGGCTACCGGAGTGCACTATGTGGATACAGCGAACTATGAACCGCAGGATACGGCGAAGTTCGAATATTCCTGGCAATGGGCTTACAAGGAAAGATTCGAGAAGGCCGGAATTACGGCGCTGCTCGGCAGCGGCTTTGACCCTGGCGTAACCGGTGTGTTCACGGCTTATGCGCAGAAGCATTATTTTGACGAGATTCATACGATTGATATTGTAGATGCGAACGCGGGCGACCATGGTTATCCCTTCGCCACCAACTTCAATCCTGAGATTAATATCCGCGAGATTACTGCGAACGGACGTTACTTCGAGAATGGCGAGTGGATTGAGACAGCGCCGCTGTCCGAGAAGAAAGTATACGATCTCCCGGAGATCGGCCCGAAGGATATTTACCTTTTGTACCATGAAGAGTTAGAATCCCTGGCTGTTAACATTCCTGGCGTGAAGAAAATCCGCTTCTGGATGACCTTCTCGCAGAACTATCTGACTCACCTGAAGGTGCTTGAGAATGTCGGCATGACTTCTATTGAGCCAATTAATTACGAAGGTAAAGAGATTATTCCTTTGCAGTTCCTGAAGGCCATTCTGCCTGACCCGGCTTCCCTGGGACCAAGAACCAAAGGTAAAACCAATATCGGCTGTATTATTCAAGGAACCAAAGACGGCCAGCCCAAGACCTATTATGTCTATAATGTCTGCGATCACGAAGAGTGCTACAGAGAGGTTGGCTCTCAGGCCATTTCCTACACTACCGGCGTTCCTGCGATGATCGGGGCAATGATGATTATCAAAGGCATCTGGAACAAGCCGGGTGTACACAATATCGAAGAGTTCGACCCAGATCCATTCATGGATGCTCTTAACAAACACGGCCTGCCTTGGCAAGAAGATTTCTCGCCGACGCTGCTGGATTAA
- a CDS encoding AraC family transcriptional regulator, giving the protein MEEIPQNLVMDIHWIHDKITFPHWKDIRQNRHVHSLYWIQEGEGVFRTDTEEHTVSPDMLFYLRPGLSMEMSSGGGEPLRITMILLSLYTLSPSADNQGRVEPLHALPLPFRLKPGREPGRQLGQLFHRIADGWVPGSPGSQLQTQALLYQLLHELLQVRAIDHPDRGQGYELFVRMKEELERRYSEPLQIHELAVRYGISPSYVRSLFQQYLHKSPKGYLSEIRYEHAKKQLLYTRLTLKEIAAACGYSDEFHFSKAFKQLSGQPPSAMRFRESRKG; this is encoded by the coding sequence ATGGAGGAGATTCCGCAGAATCTGGTGATGGATATCCACTGGATTCATGATAAGATCACCTTCCCGCACTGGAAGGATATCCGTCAGAATAGACATGTACACAGTCTGTACTGGATTCAGGAGGGGGAGGGTGTGTTCCGGACAGACACAGAGGAGCATACGGTGTCGCCGGACATGCTGTTCTATTTGCGGCCGGGCCTGTCCATGGAGATGAGCAGCGGAGGCGGGGAGCCGCTGCGGATCACCATGATCCTGCTCTCGCTGTATACATTGTCTCCGTCTGCGGACAATCAGGGCAGGGTGGAGCCGCTTCATGCGCTGCCCTTGCCGTTCCGCCTGAAGCCCGGAAGGGAGCCGGGCAGACAGTTGGGTCAACTCTTCCACCGGATTGCTGACGGCTGGGTTCCCGGAAGTCCCGGAAGCCAGCTACAGACTCAGGCGCTGCTCTATCAGCTTTTGCATGAATTGCTCCAGGTCCGGGCCATTGACCATCCAGACCGTGGACAGGGCTATGAACTGTTTGTACGGATGAAGGAGGAGCTTGAGCGGCGCTACAGTGAACCCTTGCAGATCCATGAGCTGGCGGTGCGCTACGGGATATCGCCCTCGTATGTACGCAGCCTTTTTCAGCAATATCTGCACAAGAGTCCCAAAGGGTATTTAAGTGAAATCCGCTATGAGCATGCGAAGAAGCAGCTGCTGTACACCAGGCTAACCCTGAAGGAGATTGCGGCCGCCTGCGGGTACAGCGATGAGTTTCATTTCAGCAAAGCCTTCAAGCAGCTCAGCGGACAGCCGCCGTCTGCCATGAGGTTCCGCGAATCCCGCAAAGGCTAG